Proteins from a single region of Halorubrum sp. 2020YC2:
- the moaC gene encoding cyclic pyranopterin monophosphate synthase MoaC, producing the protein MSEEEAARSGDGTDGSADDLTHTDDAGDVQMVDVGAKPDSSRRAVARGEIRLTPETVAAVEADAVEKGDVLATARIGAVQAVKHTWETIPMCHQIPITNVDTEFAVRDDRIELTVAVETTGKTGCEMEALEGVTTGLNTVWDMVKAAEKDADGGYPDTRVSDVEVVEKRKEAVGE; encoded by the coding sequence ATGAGTGAGGAGGAAGCGGCCCGGTCCGGGGACGGAACCGACGGGAGCGCGGACGATCTGACCCACACCGACGACGCCGGCGACGTCCAGATGGTCGACGTGGGCGCGAAGCCCGACAGCAGCCGGCGCGCTGTCGCCCGCGGCGAGATCCGGCTGACCCCGGAGACGGTCGCCGCGGTCGAGGCCGACGCGGTCGAGAAGGGTGACGTGCTCGCGACCGCCCGTATCGGCGCGGTTCAGGCCGTGAAACACACCTGGGAGACGATCCCGATGTGCCACCAGATCCCGATCACGAACGTCGACACCGAGTTCGCGGTCCGCGACGACCGGATCGAACTGACCGTCGCGGTCGAGACCACCGGGAAGACGGGCTGCGAGATGGAGGCCTTAGAGGGGGTCACGACCGGACTCAACACCGTCTGGGACATGGTGAAGGCGGCCGAGAAGGACGCCGACGGCGGGTATCCGGACACGCGGGTTTCGGACGTCGAGGTCGTCGAGAAGCGGAAGGAAGCGGTCGGGGAGTAG
- a CDS encoding NAD(P)H-hydrate dehydratase: MITTDRMAAVDANAAALGVPKKQLMESSGNAVAREVRAAAEPGATVSLVCGRGDNGGDALVAARFLKEYDAAVHLLGRPDAIRTDIARENWAALERAELPAETVTDSAGVDLVGPDGDDPDVIVDAMLGSGISGGLREPERTAAAAINASDATVIAVDVPSGIDADTGEQTGDSGGVAAGEDAVAVDADRVVTFHDEKPGLAALDAEVTVADIGIPAAAERFTGPGDLLGLDRDPDSHKGDNGEVLVVGGGPYAGAPTLSALAALRAGADLVRVACPESVASEVQGFSANLIVRALPGDRVGPSHAERVASLAAGSDVVVLGPGLGDGDGTREFVREFLTGYAGRAVVDADALRVVPEVDTDADLICTPHQGELVDMGGETADDPDARAELVREFAADLGHTLLVKGAVDAISDGDDARLNRTGNPGMTVGGTGDVLAGTVGALAAVTDPFRAAAVGAYVVGRAGDAAADANGNGLVATDLPDRLPEALRDE, from the coding sequence ATGATCACGACCGACCGCATGGCGGCCGTCGACGCCAACGCGGCCGCGCTCGGCGTGCCGAAAAAACAGTTGATGGAGTCGTCGGGCAACGCGGTCGCCCGCGAGGTGCGCGCGGCGGCGGAGCCGGGCGCGACCGTCTCGCTCGTCTGCGGCCGCGGGGACAACGGCGGCGACGCCCTCGTCGCGGCGCGGTTCCTGAAGGAGTACGACGCCGCGGTTCACCTGCTCGGCCGCCCCGACGCGATCCGGACCGACATCGCTCGAGAGAACTGGGCGGCGCTCGAACGCGCCGAGCTACCGGCCGAGACCGTCACCGACTCCGCCGGCGTCGACCTCGTCGGTCCCGACGGCGACGACCCGGACGTGATCGTCGACGCGATGCTCGGCTCCGGTATCTCTGGCGGCCTCCGCGAGCCGGAGCGGACCGCGGCCGCGGCGATCAACGCGAGCGACGCGACGGTGATCGCGGTCGACGTGCCCTCCGGGATCGACGCCGATACCGGCGAGCAGACGGGCGATTCGGGAGGGGTCGCCGCCGGCGAGGACGCGGTCGCCGTCGACGCCGACCGCGTGGTGACGTTCCACGACGAGAAGCCCGGACTGGCCGCGCTTGACGCCGAGGTCACGGTCGCTGACATCGGGATCCCGGCGGCCGCGGAGCGGTTCACCGGTCCCGGCGACCTCCTCGGACTCGACCGCGACCCGGACTCTCATAAGGGCGACAACGGCGAGGTGCTGGTGGTCGGCGGCGGCCCGTACGCGGGGGCGCCGACGCTGTCCGCGCTCGCCGCGCTCCGCGCCGGCGCCGACCTCGTGCGCGTGGCCTGCCCCGAGTCAGTCGCGAGCGAGGTCCAGGGGTTCTCCGCGAACCTCATCGTCCGCGCGCTCCCCGGCGACCGCGTCGGTCCGTCGCACGCCGAGCGCGTCGCGTCGCTCGCGGCCGGCAGCGACGTCGTCGTGCTGGGTCCCGGACTCGGAGACGGCGACGGGACCCGCGAGTTCGTCCGGGAGTTCCTGACGGGTTACGCGGGGCGCGCGGTCGTCGACGCCGACGCGCTCCGGGTCGTCCCCGAGGTCGACACCGACGCCGACCTGATCTGTACGCCGCATCAGGGCGAACTCGTCGACATGGGCGGCGAGACGGCCGACGACCCCGACGCGCGAGCCGAACTCGTCCGCGAGTTCGCGGCCGACCTCGGCCACACGCTGCTCGTGAAGGGCGCGGTCGACGCGATATCCGACGGCGACGACGCCCGACTGAACCGCACCGGCAACCCGGGAATGACCGTCGGCGGGACGGGCGACGTGCTGGCGGGGACGGTCGGCGCGCTGGCGGCCGTGACCGACCCGTTCCGCGCGGCCGCGGTCGGCGCGTACGTCGTCGGGCGTGCGGGCGACGCCGCAGCGGACGCGAACGGAAACGGACTGGTGGCGACGGACTTACCCGACCGGCTGCCGGAGGCATTGCGTGATGAGTGA
- a CDS encoding glycine cleavage system aminomethyltransferase GcvT produces MTDRLPPLHDAHDARGAKFTDFGGWQMPVEFDSIQTEHAAVRESVGVFDVSHMGEIEVAGPDATELMNRLTTNDVRALDPGDSQYAAITNEEGVMLDDTVVYRLPDGTAAGEAAASLADLEDAHDGDLDAPSGDPAYLFVPNAGHDEQMEDRWTAHRDEWDLDATVANATDDWAMLAVQGPDAADALDEATPRDRVVDLSKFEATSAAVAGTESWVARTGYTGEDGFEVMCPADAAETVWAAFVDAPREAQPCGLGARDTLRTEMGFLLSGQDFDPDDEPRTPYEARIGFVVKLDTEFVGRDALETQTEQGVDEKFVGVRLRERGVPRGGYAVTDGDLTRVGKLTSGTMSPTLDEPIGLGYLHETYADAGTEVSVVVRGDEKRAEVVIPPFLDR; encoded by the coding sequence ATGACCGATCGCCTCCCTCCGCTCCACGACGCCCACGACGCGCGCGGCGCGAAGTTCACCGACTTCGGCGGCTGGCAGATGCCAGTCGAGTTCGACTCGATTCAGACGGAACACGCCGCGGTCCGCGAGTCGGTCGGCGTCTTCGACGTCTCGCACATGGGCGAAATCGAGGTCGCCGGCCCGGACGCGACCGAACTGATGAACCGGCTCACGACGAACGACGTGCGCGCGCTCGACCCCGGCGACTCCCAGTACGCCGCGATCACGAACGAGGAGGGCGTCATGCTCGACGATACGGTCGTCTACCGGCTCCCCGACGGGACCGCGGCCGGCGAGGCGGCCGCGTCGCTCGCCGATCTGGAGGACGCTCACGACGGCGACCTCGACGCGCCGAGCGGCGACCCCGCGTACCTCTTCGTGCCGAACGCCGGCCACGACGAGCAGATGGAGGACCGCTGGACCGCCCACCGCGACGAGTGGGACCTCGACGCGACCGTCGCGAACGCCACCGACGACTGGGCGATGCTCGCGGTCCAGGGCCCCGACGCGGCCGACGCGCTCGACGAGGCCACGCCCCGCGACCGCGTCGTCGACCTCTCGAAGTTCGAGGCGACGTCGGCTGCGGTGGCGGGCACCGAAAGCTGGGTCGCGCGCACCGGCTACACCGGCGAGGACGGCTTCGAGGTTATGTGCCCCGCCGACGCGGCCGAGACCGTCTGGGCGGCGTTCGTCGACGCGCCGCGGGAGGCGCAGCCGTGCGGGCTGGGGGCGCGCGACACGCTCCGCACCGAAATGGGATTCCTGCTGTCCGGACAGGACTTCGACCCCGACGACGAGCCCCGCACCCCCTACGAGGCGCGGATCGGCTTCGTCGTGAAGCTGGACACCGAGTTCGTCGGCCGCGACGCCTTGGAGACCCAGACGGAGCAGGGCGTCGACGAGAAGTTCGTCGGCGTCCGCCTCCGCGAGCGCGGCGTCCCGCGCGGCGGCTACGCGGTCACCGACGGCGACCTCACCCGCGTCGGAAAGCTGACCTCGGGGACGATGAGTCCGACCCTCGACGAGCCGATCGGACTCGGCTACCTCCACGAGACGTACGCCGACGCCGGCACCGAGGTGAGCGTCGTCGTGCGCGGCGACGAGAAGCGCGCCGAGGTCGTCATCCCGCCGTTCCTCGACCGCTGA